Within the Maridesulfovibrio zosterae DSM 11974 genome, the region GGCTATGAGAGATTACATCTACAACGATCTCAAAAACCATCCAGAAGATCGATGAATTAAAAATGAAAAAAATATCCCCTAAACTTCTGCGGGATTCTATCCAGCTTGCAATGACATTGTTCTGCATCTGGGTAGGATACCGCTTTTATCTTTTCTACGAGTTCATGATTGGAAAATCAGACATAGCCGTAGCAAAACCGGGTGCAGTAGAAGGTTTTCTTCCGATCAGCGCCCTTTTATCACTTAAACAACTCATAACAAAAGGCGTATTTGATGAAGTTCATCCCGCAGGACTGACTATCTTCATTGCCGTCATAGTCATGAGTCTGATCGTGCGCAAAGGTTTTTGCGGTTATCTATGTCCTGTTGGATTTATTCATAACCTGCTCAACAAAATCGGTCGTAAGATGAAAAAGACCGTAACAGTCAAGGGCAAAATTGAGTTAATACTTCTAATTCCCAAATATATTCTTATAACCCGCTTAGTTTACGGCATCTTCGTAAAAATGAGCGGCCGTGAACTGGATACTTTTATCCATTCCTCATACAATTTCACAGCGGAAGCAAAAATGATGCTTTTCTTCGCTGACTTAAGCATCAAGCCTGCTATAGTAATCTCTATTCTGCTAATTCTTGGTATAATTATACCGTACTTCTGGTGCCGATTTATTTGCCCTTACGGGGCATTACTCGGCATTTTTGCCAAAATATCACCCGTCGCAATAAAACGTGATACGAAGTCTTGTATAAGTTGTGGAAAGTGCAGTAAGGCATGTCCCGGGGGCATAGAGGTAGATATTAAAGATACTATCAATTCAGCTGAATGCATAGGCTGCGTCCAATGCATAAATGCCTGTCCGGTTGATAACTGCATAACACTGACAGACAGACTCAGCCGTATTAAACTTCCGTGGTACACCGTTGCCGCAGGATCAGTATTCATACTGCTGATATACTACTTTGCTGCAAGAATAACTAATCACTGGGACTCTCCATATCCCATAGAGATGTTACGTAATTACTATATGCAACTTTAATAAAATGGGCAGATTCTGAAATTATATTTCAAAATCTGCCCTTCTTTATGTCTCACATTCTAATGTAGAATCACCTCGAAACGGCCCAGTTTAAACTGGGCCAAACGCTCTTAGCAAAGTCTACTTAATATTTTCACTACGCCATGCTTCAAATAATTCCATAGCGCGTTCACCGTAAAGTTCTTTGCGAATTCGTTTAGGTGCTCGTTTTTTAAGTGCGGGCATCAATCCGAATTGTACATTTGAAGGCTGAAAATTTTTCTTTTTCTCGCGTAAATGGCCAAGTAAAGCTCCCATGGATGTTTCCTGCGGAGGAGCTGGCAGTTCGTTACCTTTAATTTGCTCAGCCAGCATTAACCCAACCCATAAACCGCATGCAGCAGATTCAAGATAACCTTCTACACCTGTAATCTGTCCAGCGAGATGAATCCTCGAATCAGATTTAAGGGCTAAGTGTTCATCAAGAACCTCAGGAGCATTTACATAAGTATTACGATGGATAGATCCCATACGTAAAAATTCAACATTTTCAAGACCGGGAATCATACGAAAAATTCGTTTCTGCTCGGGATATTTGAGTTTTGTTTGAAAACCCACAAGGTTGAAAGAAGTTTTCTCTTTATTTTCAGCACGAAGCTGGACAACAGCATAAGCCTGCTCTTCAGTACGAGGATCGATGAGGCCCACGGGTTTAAGTGGACCGAATGAGAGAGTCATATCGCCGCGATCAGCCATTTCTTCAATAGGCAGACATCCTTCGAAATGAATTTCTTTTTCAAATTCGCGTGGCACAACTCGTTCACCGGATTTAAGTTCTGTAAGAAACTCAAAATACTGCTCTTCTGTCATGGGACAGTTTAGATAATCATCATCTTCAGGCTTGTAACGTGAGCCATAAAAAGCAACATCCATGTTAACGGAATCACGGCTGACAATAGGAGCTATGGCATCATAAAAATATAAACGCTGATTACCTATCTTTGAAATCAGGCTGTCAGTAAGCGATTTAGAAGCAAGCGGTCCTGCGGCAACTACAATCTTAGCGTAATCAGCCAGAGCAGGGTCATCAATAGAGGTTATCTCTTTCCTGATGACGTTGATAAATTCTTCTGCTTCAATGGCTTCAGTAACCAGTTTTGAAAAGATTTCCCGATCAACGGCAAGAGCTGAACCGGCAGGTACACGGGACTGCATAGCGGCTTTCATAAGCACAGAATCAAGAGATTCCATTTCTTTTTTAAGCACACCGATAGCTGTGTTCAGCTCGCCTGACCGCAATGAATTTGAGCAGACAAGTTCAGCCAGTCCCGGCAGATGGTGAGCCTCCGAATATTTATCCGGCTTCATTTCATAGAGATCAACATAAATTTGAGCTTTTGCAAGCTGCATAGCACATTCACACCCGGCCAGACCGCCACCGATTACAGCAATTTTATCCACTTAACGTACTCCAAAGTCGATTGAATTTTTCAGTTATCTAAATTACTACTTAGCTAAGAAGTAAAAAGTTTGTACATTCGCCTTCTGCGCAGCAAAAAAAATTTAAAATACAGGCATATTTTGTTTATGACCGCACCAATATTACAAATTAAAAATCTGACAACATCATTTGCAACTCCTAACGGGATCATCAAAGCTGTGGATAATGCCACTATCGACTTAGGGCAAGGAGAAACTTTAGCTGTTGTCGGTGAATCGGGCTGCGGCAAGACAGTTCTCTCACTTTCCATCATGGGGCTTATACCCGATCCTCCGGGTAGAATAACAAATGGAGAAGTCATTTATCAAGGTAAAGACCTTGTTAAGCTCAGTGAGAAAGAAATGCAGAAAATCAGAGGAAATTATCTTTCCATGATTTTTCAGGAACCCATGACTTCGTTAAACCCAGTTTTTAAAATAGGTGATCAAATCGGTGAAACACTAAGACTACACAAAGGTCTTACGAAAAAAGAAGCTCAAGATGCAGCCGTTGATGCCTTAAAGCTGGTAGGTATGCCCAATCCTCATAAACGTGTAAATAATTTCCCTCATGAGCTTAGCGGCGGTATGCGCCAGCGGGTCATGATTGCTATGGCTCTGGCCTGCTCTCCTGAAATACTTATAGCTGATGAACCGACCACTGCACTTGATGTAACCATACAGGCTCAGATATTGCGATTGCTCGACGAGATGAAACACAAAATGAACGGTTCACTCATGCTGATTACTCACGATTTAGGAGTGGTAGCCAGAGTCGCGACACGTGTTGCTGTAATGTATGCTGGACAACTGGTTGAATGCGCGAACATAAGAGATCTTTTCAAAACCCCGCTGCACCCATACACACAAGGATTACTGACTTCGGTTCCCGTACTGGGGAACAAAGCAGAACTAAAGCCCATACCGGGAAATGTTCCAGCTCTTAACAATCTCCCAAGTGGATGCCGATTTAACCCGCGTTGTAAAGCTGCCATGGATATATGCCGTGAGCAAGCCCCGCAATTACAAATGAAAGAAGGCAGAACAATACGCTGCTGGCTTCATGAATAGGTATACTGGAATACATAATGAGTAAGAATATCCTCGAACTTAAAGATATTAAAAGACACTATCCTGTTAATAACGGTATTTTTTCACTATCAAAGGCAACGGTAAAAGCCGTTAACGGTGTTACTTTAGTTGTCAAAAGCGGTGAAACACTCGGACTTGTAGGTGAATCAGGGTGCGGCAAATCCACTCTAGCACGTTTACTTACAGGACTGGAAGTACCGAATTCAGGCTCTATCATTTTTAAAGATAAAAGTCTGAGTGACTGGCCTGCATCAGAACGCAGCTCCATGATACAGATGGTATTTCAAGACCCATACTCGTCTCTCAATCCCAGACAGAAAGTTGGTAAAATTATTTCTGAAGGGATGCGCATCCATCACACAGGAAGCAGAAAAGAAATTAACGAACGAGTGGAAGAATTGCTGATACAGGTAGGTCTGAGGCCTGAGCATTCCAAGCGTTATCCACATGAATTTTCAGGTGGTCAACGCCAGAGAATCGCAATTGCCAGAGCAATAGCCATGAATCCTGACCTGATTGTATGCGATGAACCTGTCTCAGCCCTGGATGTTTCAGTGCAGGCTCAGGTACTTAATCTGCTGAAAAAAATTCAAAAAGAATTTGACCTCAGCTACGTTTTTATATCTCATGACCTTTCCGTTGTTTCACATATAAGCGACCGCGTAGCAGTTATGTATCTGGGAATGCTTATGGAGATTGCCCCGGTCGAAGAGCTGTACACTACCCCGCTCCATCCATACACACAGGTATTACTTAAAGCCGTGCCGATTCCTGATCCTGATTTGCCGGCTGACGATGTAAAAATTTTGGGAGACATGCCCAGTCCAATTTCACCGCCTTCCGGCTGTCCATTTCATCCACGCTGTCCTAAAGTTATGGGAATATGTTCTCAGAAGCCGCCTGCGTTAAAAGAAATGGAAAACGGTCATTCAGTATTCTGCCACTTGTACTAAGTAAAATTCAAATAATTTTAAAAATATTACCCCAGAAACAGGAGAAGCAAATGATATCCAGAGATGATGCGTTTAAACTGCTTAAAGACAATACTCCCGAAGAAAATCTGATTCATCATGCTCTTGAATCAGAAGCTGTAATGGGTGCGCTGGCAGAAAAACTTGGGCAGGACATTGAATTATGGTCAAGAACAGGACTCTTACATGATCTAGACTACAGTTCAACATCTGACCAGCCGGAAAAACATGGCCTTATCTCAGCTGAAATGCTCGAAGGTAAATTGCCTGAAAATGCTATTAAAGCCATCAAAGCACACAATGGAGAGATGACCGGGGTTCAACCTGAAAGCGATTTTGATTATGCCTTACGCTGTGGTGAAACCGTAACAGGATTGATTCACGCCAATGCACTAATTCGCCCTGAAAAGATGGAAGGGATGAAAGCAAAGAGCTTAAAAAAGAAAATGAAAGCCAAAGCATTTGCTGCCAGTGTCAGCCGTGAAATTATAAATGAATGTGAAAAGATAGGTCTGGAACTTAACGATTTTTTCACTATTTCCATTGCAGCTGTAAAAAATATCGCACCGGAAGTAGGTCTCGGATAACGAACGAAAAGCTATGAACGAAAAAGTCCCCGGAAGCTTATGCCTCCGGGGACTTTTTTTAGAATGTCTGCTTAAACAAATCTTCACTTGAACCTGTTCCGCTGCCTCCGGAATCACCATCCGCTCCGACAGACGTCTTGGTCGGTTGCGTTCCTTCCTTAAAAGGCAGAAAGAATGTTTCTTTAGAGTCCGGTCCGGCAAGAAGCCCGGAAGCGGAATCAATTTTGGATATGACCACTCCGTCAGGCTGCGGAAAATCAGCATAAGGATAATCTTTTTCAACTTTCTTACGGTAGGAAACCCAGATAGGGCTTGCTGCACGTGATCCTGTTTCCCATTTCCCCATCGGGGTAAGCTGATCAAATCCGACAAAAACTCCAGTCAGCAGATAAGGAGAAAATCCCATATACCAAGCATCCTGCTCATTATTTGTCGTTCCGGTTTTACCTGCAACAGGTCGTTTAAGAACTTTAGCGCGCCACCCAGTTCCGTGCTGCACAACCTCTTTAAGCAAAGAGCACATGATATATGCAGTCTGCGGGCTGATAGCTTCGGTAATTTCAGGCTTGGATTCATACAAGAGATCTCCCCATGCGCTATTTACAGAAAGAACCAAGCGTGCATTTACCCTTGATCCACCTCTTGCAAAGGTTGAATATGCTTCAACCATATTAATAAGTGTTACGGATGCTGAACCGAGTGCAACAGATAGATCTCTTGGAAACTCGGTTTTGAGTCCCATATCTTTTGCCCGCTGAATAATTTTATCAATACCCAGCTTACGGGCCAATCTGATGGTTACCAGATTTCTGGATTTTACCAGAGCTGTTCGCAGTAATGTCGGGCCATAAAAGACACCTTCAAAATTTTCAGGCTTCCAGAGCTTTCCGGCTTCCATATCGGTATAAACAAACGGCGCATCCATCAGAATTGAAGCCGGAGTAAAACCATTATCCATTGCTGTTGAATAAACAATTGGTTTAAAGGCAGATCCGGGCTGTCGTTTAGCCTGTACAGCTCGGTTAAACTGGCTTTCGCCAAATGAATACCCACCGACCATAGCAAGAACTTCACCATTTGTGGGGTCCATGGAGACAAGTGCGCCCTGAACAACAGGCTTTTGAACAAGAGATACAAGCCAGCTCACATCACCAAGTTTATCTGTATCAGGATCAACCTGATTAAAGTTTACTTCGCTGCCGTCTTTGAAAAAGGCTTTATCCAGCTTTGCCCATACAACATTACCTTTTTTCAAAACCTTAGTTGCATCTTTGACAGGACGGACATCTTCCGGTGCTTTTTTAATATCAGGAGTACGGCACCATTTCATGGATGTAACAGGCATTTTTGCCGCATATTTACCGAATTTAACTAAAGCTTCTTTCTTGGAAACCTTGGTGACCAGAACTTGAACCCATTTTCCGGGCCGAAGTTCAGATTCAGGAACGATCTCAGAGCTTAAAAATCCAGCATACTCAGCAGGCTTGAGTTCCTTAAGAGGACCTCTGTACCCACGACGCAAAGCCGAATTTTCAAGTCCCGCTTTTACTGCAGCTTCCGCAGCATCCTGATGCTTCAGATCACAGGAAGTATAGACATTGAGTCCGCCGTTATAGACAGTGTCCTCGCCGAATTTCTCAATAAGCCAGCGACGAACTTCTTCAAGGTAGTATGCTCCATGTTGCCATGAAGGATCTTCCATACTCTTATAAACCAGCGGCTGATCGACGGCGATATTATACTGGTCTCGACTGATCCAGTTATGTTCAAGCATCTGGCCCAACACATAAAGCTGGCGGGCTTTTGCCTTTTCAGGATGCTTATACGGGTCATAGCGACTCGGAGCCTGCGGTAAACCTGCAAGAAGAGCGCACTCTGCAACAGTTAACTCGCTGACGTGTTTACCAAAATAAATCCGCGAAGCAGCTTCAACACCATACGCCCCTGCACCAAGATAAATCTGATTAAGATAAATGGTCAGGATTTCATCTTTTTCAAGATAATGCTCCAACCGAAAAGCTAAAATAGCTTCTTTAAGTTTGCGTTTATAACTCTTTTCAGGAGAAAGCAGTAATCTTTTGATAATCTGCTGAGTTATTGTACTTCCTCCCTGTGTGCGGGAACCTTTCTTAAGGTTAGCCACGAATGCACGAGAAATAGCAGTAAAATCAACGCCATCATGGATATAAAAAGAAGCGTCTTCAGCGGCGAGAAAAGCCTTAGGCAAAAGCGGTGTCATTTCATCCATACGGACCAGAAAACGCTTCTCTTTATAAAAATATCCCAAGACATTGTTGTTACGGGAATAAACGGTAGTAACCAGAGGGGGATTGTAATCGGTAATATTTTTAAAACCGGGCAGATCACTGGAAGCCCAGTAATATAATCCGCCAACAGCACCTACTCCGAGGATTCCCATTATCAACAGAAAAAGAAGTGAAATCTTATATATTTTTTTCATCTGTAATTCTCATAGAGAAGCTGTGAAAAGACAGCTTTCAGATACAGTATTAAATTTGAGCCAGAAATTTTTATGCAGCGTTATTATTCTGAATGCGGCGCAAAGCCCCATGCAATTCGAAGCTCGCTGTGTAGTAAACGAACTTTTGACTGTGAAGTTGCAAAGGCGTTAAAAAGTTTCCCCGGACTTTTATTTTCCTGCTGTGCGAGACATCTATCAATCTCAAGAATTGTTATCTGTCCATTTTCAGCAGTCCAAAAAGGAAAAAGACGACAGTATAAAGGACGAGCCTTCTGCGGTATCATACACCCCTGCTCACCTAAAAAAACACATCGTCCCATTCTGTCCACTTCCAGCCGGTAATGCATACCGCCCGGAGGGAAAACATCCCTGATCGTTCGGCGCTGATCAGGAAAAAGTCTCAGTAAATTTTCAATAAACAATGCGGTATTCGGCTGCGAAGCAAAACCGCCTAAATCGGGAACGCATTCTTGAATGCGTTCCCGTTCATAATCAGATACAGGAAAACAGACTTCCTCAGTTCCAGGAGTAAGTTCACAGCATGTCGGCCCCTTGGCTCCACAGCGAGCACATACAAATGGGTCTTTCATCTAGATAACCACCCCTCAAAACCTAAGATTACATTCCGTCCTCAAGACACATCTTACGATGCCCTTTACAAGGAGGAATAGGATATTCACCGGTAAAACAGGCAAGACAATATGAATCACGTTCTCCAACAGAACTCAGTAAACCGTCAATGGAGAGGTAGTGCAAGGAATCAAGTCCGAGGAAACGTGCAATTTCCTCTTCAGTGCTGTTTGCGGCTATAAGTTCACCCTTGGATGAAAAATCGATACCGTAGTAGCATGGAAAGCGGATTGCCGGGCAACTTACACGCATATGAATTTCACGTGCGCCGAGTTCTCTAAGCTTTTTGATTCTTGTACGGGTGGTTGTTCCGCGCACAATAGAATCCTCAACAATCATAATGCTTTTACCCTTAATCATGGACTTAACAGGATTAAGCTTCACGCGTACGCTGAAGTCACGCATATCCTGAGAAGGCTGAATAAAAGTTCTGCCCACATAGTGGTTACGAATCATAGCCAATTCGAGAGGCAGACCTGATTCCTGAGAATAACCGACTGCGGCATAGTTTCCCGAATCAGGAAACGGCATGACGAAATCAACATCCTGCGGCATCTCGGTTGACAGAACTGCCCCCATCTTCTTGCGACGCTCATAAACAACTTCACCGAAAACAGTGGAGTCCGGGCGGGCAAAGTAGATAAGCTCAAAAATACACTGACGCTTAGGAGCAGATTCACAGTAAGTATAAGAAGTCAGTTTACCGCCTTCTACAACAACCATTTCGCCCTGATTAAGAGGACGAATTTCTTCTGCATCGATAAGATCAAATGCACAAGTTTCAGATGCAAAAACATAATTATCACCAACACGGCCGATTGCCAGAGGGCGGAAACCATGCGGATCTTTTACAGCGATCATTTTATCATTGGCCATAATCAACAGTGAAAATGCACCCTTAACCTTGCGGCAAGCCATCATAATAGCTTCTTCGATGGTGTTTTCACCAAGATTTTTGGCAATAAGATGAACAAAAACCTCAGAATCCATAGTGGTCTGAAAAATAGACCCCTGAGCCTCAAGTTCTTCACGAAGTTCCATTGTGTTCACAAGGTTTCCGTTGTGAGCGATAGCCAGACGCAAATCACCGAAACGGACAATGAAAGGCTGAGCATTTCTAATGAGAGATGCCCCGGTAGTGGAGTAGCGAATATGGCCGATGGCGATATCACCTTTAAGCTCTTTACCCAGATGACGTTCATTAAATACGTCCGCAACAAGGCCCATACCTTTCTGTTCACGAATTGTACCGCCGTCCCAGGTTACAATACCGGCAGACTCCTGTCCGCGATGCTGCATTGCATAAAGGCCGAAATAGGTCATTCTTGCTGCTTCGGGATGTCCGTAAATTCCGAACAGTCCACAATATTCTTTTTTCATCTTCTTTGCTCTTGCATTAACTGCGTGTTAGAAAATATTATTCCGCTTATCAAGATAGTCTTAAAATTATAAATTTAAGTGTCCTGACAAAAAAAGGAAAAGGACCGGAGCTTTACGCCCGGCCCGTTATTTTCCAGTTTATAAATTTTAGCTACATGTTGTGATAGCGCTGCAGGCACTGCACATCAAGTCCCTTACCGCGTTGCTCCTTGATTGCCAAACTCATGGCATGAGCACCCGCGACAGTCGTCGTATATGCTAACCCGTATAGCAAGGCAGTCTGTCTGATTTCTTTCGAGTCAGTAACTGTCTGCTTACCGGATGGCGTGTTAATTAATAAGTCGATATCGTTATTCTTAATAAAGTCAACGACATGCGGTCTTCCTTCATTCACCTTAAGAATTTTTTCAGTTTTAATGCCTTTTTCATTAAGAAAATCAGCAGTTCCACCTGTTGCCAGAATCCTGAAGCCAAGTTCCTGAAAGTTTTCCGCTGTGGGCAGAACGGCATCTTTATCCCTGTCTTTTACAGAGATAAACACTGTTCCCTCAAGTGGCAACTTAATTCCTGCTCCAAGCTGTGCTTTCATGAAGGCCAGTCCGGGAGTGTAGTCCATACCCATGACTTCGCCTGTAGAGCGCATTTCAGGTCCGAGCATTACATCAACGTTAGGGAATTTATTGAAAGGGAAAACCGCTTCTTTAACAGAATAAAATCCTTCTTTACGCATGGACCAAGGGTCGAGATCTTTGAGTTTCTCGCCCAGCATCACTTTAGTTGCCATCTTGGCAAGCTGGATTCCAGTGGCCTTACTAACAAAAGGAACGGTCCTTGAAGCTCTGGGATTAACCTCGATGATGTAAACAACATCATCTTTAACAGCAAACTGAATATTCATAAGACCGACAATATCAAGTTCTTCAGCCAGAGCTATAGTTTGCCGTTCAATTTCTTTTACGATTTCATCACTCAGAGTATGCGGAGGAAGTACACAAGCGGAGTCACCGGAATGAATTCCAGCTTCCTCGATATGCTCCATAACTCCTGCAACATAAGTCTGCTCACCATCAGAAAGAGCATCAACATCAACTTCAACCGCATTCTCAAGAAATTTATCAATGAGAATTGGATGCTCAGGTGACAGAACCGCAGCTTCACGGAAATAGGTATCAAATTCTTCATCGCTGTATACGATATCCATACCACGACCGCCAAGAACGTATGAAGGCCTTAGCACCAGAGGATAACCGAGGCTTTTGGCAATTGTCTGCGCGTCATCAAGCGACATTGCAGTACCGTTCTCAGGCTGTTTGAGATCCAGTTTTTCAAGCAGTGCCTGAAATCTTTCCCTGTCTTCCGCACGGTCAATTGAATCAGGAGAAGTTCCGAGAATGGGAACTCCTGCCTTGAGGAGCGGAATTGCAAGGTTAAGCGGAGTCTGACCACCGAACTGTACAATTACACCTTCAGGTTTTTCAAACTCAATAATATTAAGCACATCTTCATAAGTAAGAGGCTCAAAGTAAAGTCTGTCTGAAGTATCATAGTCAGTCGATACTGTTTCAGGGTTGGAGTTAACCATGATGGACTGAACACCCATTTCATTCAGTGCAAATGAAGAGTGGCAGCAGCAGTAGTCAAACTCAATTCCCTGTCCGATCCTGTTAGGTCCGCCGCCAAGAATCATTACCTTACGGTCAGCCATTGCAGCAGCTTCCTGACCTGATTCGTATGTGGAATAAAAATATGGTGTATATGCTTCAAACTCTGCAGCACAGGTATCCACCAGATAATATGTGGGGATCAATCCGAGATCTTTTCTGAAATTCCGGACATTCTCCTCAGTTTCTCTCCACATGGATGCTAATTGCGGATCAGAGTAGCCATATTCTTTGGCCTTTTTAAGCATGACAGGAACCTGTGCATCGCCTGAATACATACCAACTTCGAGAGTAAACTTCTTAAGTTCATTCTCAAAAGTGATCAAATCTTCAAACTGATGCAGGTACCAAGGGTCGATTCTTGTTAGATCAAAAATCTCTTCAAGGGTCATGCCGCAAAGAAAAGCTTCGCGTACAGCAAAGATACGCTTGGAATTAGGCTTACGCAAAAGTCCGGTCAGAACTTCGCGGTCATAATCACATTTATCAAATTTCTTACCGAAGCCTGGCATTCCAACTTCAAGAGAACGCAAACCTTTCTGTAGGCATTCTTTAAATGTACGGCCGATTGCCATGGTTTCACCGACACTCTTCATGGCGGTGGTGAGGTAATCTTCAGCTCCGGGGAATTTTTCGAAAGTAAATCTTGGGATCTTGATTACGCAGTAGTCAATGGTAGGTTCAAAAGAAGCCATTGTCTCGCGGGTAATATCGTTAGGAATTTCATCAAGAGTATAACCCACTGCCAGTTTGGCTGCAATTTTAGCAATCGGAAATCCTGTTGCTTTGGAAGCCAGAGCAGAAGAACGGGAAACACGGGGGTTCATCTCAATAATTGCAAGCTCACCATTTGCAGGATTCACTGCAAACTGAACATTGGACCCGCCGGTTTCAACACCGATTTCGCGCATAATAGCAAGAGAAGCGTCTCTCATAGCCTGATATTCAACATCAGTCAGGGTCTGAGCAGGAGCAACAGTAATTGAGTCTCCGGTATGAACACCCATTGCATCGATGTTTTCAATAGAACAGATAATTACGCAGTTATCCTTGCGGTCACGCATAACTTCAAGTTCATATTCTTTCCAGCCGAGGATAGACTCCTCAAGCATGACTTCACTTTGCAGACTTGCAGCAATCCCATTCATGGCGATTTCTTCAAGATCTTCCATATTATAAGCAACGCCGCCGCCAGTTCCGCCAAGAGTAAATGCAGGACGGATAATAATGGGAAAACTGATTTCCTTTCCACAGCGACGAACATCATCAATATTGCGGGCAATTCTGCTGGTAGGAACTTTAAGACCTATTTTGTCCATAGCTGCGCGGAAAAGTTCACGACTTTCAGCCTTCTCAATAACATCTACAGATGCACCGATAAGCTCAACGTTGAATTTTTCCAGCACACCCATCTCCGCCACAGCAAGAGCTGTGTTCAGAGCTGTCTGACCGCCAAGAGTAGGCAGAAGAGCATCCGGTCTTTCCTTCTCAATAATTTTAGCAATTGTGCCCGGTTCAATGGGCTCGATGTAGGTTCGATCCGCGAGGTGCGGATCAGTCATAATTGTAGCAGGATTCGAGTTTACGAGAATTACCTCGTAACCTTCTTCTTTAAGAGCTTTAAGAGCCTGAGTCCCGGAATAGTCGAACTCACAGGCTTGACCGATGACAATCGGCCCGGAGCCGATGAGCATAATTTTCTTGATATCAGTGCGTTTAGGCATGAACTCCACCCAAATAATGGTTTGAGATATTGGCTTTGCTGTCCTGTTCAATAAATAATACAGACTGAAGCCTGTGTAGGACTTGTGAAGAGACAACGAGTCATAAATTATTATTTAAAGATGAGCAAGTACTGTCTTGCCCATTCAAATTAATAATTAATACTGTCCCTCCATTGACAATCATCAAAATTGAATTTAAATATCAATTGCAATGAACGCACTAGCAAATACAACTAAACCAAGAGCACTCTGTTGCTACGGCAACGGAGTTACAGTCCGTGTCACCAGTCTTGAAGGTGAAAAATGCTGTAAGAGCAGGATGTTAGCTCTTGGGATCATTCCTGGAACCATTGTAAATATCCTTAACAGTTGCGGCAGAATGACCATACAGGTTCGCTCTTCTCAGTTTGCAATAGGATGTGAGATGGCGAAAAAGATTATGGCTATCCCCGTATGTGACTGCTGCGAGTGCGTCGATTCATAAAATTA harbors:
- a CDS encoding penicillin-binding protein 1A is translated as MKKIYKISLLFLLIMGILGVGAVGGLYYWASSDLPGFKNITDYNPPLVTTVYSRNNNVLGYFYKEKRFLVRMDEMTPLLPKAFLAAEDASFYIHDGVDFTAISRAFVANLKKGSRTQGGSTITQQIIKRLLLSPEKSYKRKLKEAILAFRLEHYLEKDEILTIYLNQIYLGAGAYGVEAASRIYFGKHVSELTVAECALLAGLPQAPSRYDPYKHPEKAKARQLYVLGQMLEHNWISRDQYNIAVDQPLVYKSMEDPSWQHGAYYLEEVRRWLIEKFGEDTVYNGGLNVYTSCDLKHQDAAEAAVKAGLENSALRRGYRGPLKELKPAEYAGFLSSEIVPESELRPGKWVQVLVTKVSKKEALVKFGKYAAKMPVTSMKWCRTPDIKKAPEDVRPVKDATKVLKKGNVVWAKLDKAFFKDGSEVNFNQVDPDTDKLGDVSWLVSLVQKPVVQGALVSMDPTNGEVLAMVGGYSFGESQFNRAVQAKRQPGSAFKPIVYSTAMDNGFTPASILMDAPFVYTDMEAGKLWKPENFEGVFYGPTLLRTALVKSRNLVTIRLARKLGIDKIIQRAKDMGLKTEFPRDLSVALGSASVTLINMVEAYSTFARGGSRVNARLVLSVNSAWGDLLYESKPEITEAISPQTAYIMCSLLKEVVQHGTGWRAKVLKRPVAGKTGTTNNEQDAWYMGFSPYLLTGVFVGFDQLTPMGKWETGSRAASPIWVSYRKKVEKDYPYADFPQPDGVVISKIDSASGLLAGPDSKETFFLPFKEGTQPTKTSVGADGDSGGSGTGSSEDLFKQTF
- a CDS encoding YkgJ family cysteine cluster protein, with the translated sequence MKDPFVCARCGAKGPTCCELTPGTEEVCFPVSDYERERIQECVPDLGGFASQPNTALFIENLLRLFPDQRRTIRDVFPPGGMHYRLEVDRMGRCVFLGEQGCMIPQKARPLYCRLFPFWTAENGQITILEIDRCLAQQENKSPGKLFNAFATSQSKVRLLHSELRIAWGFAPHSE
- the purF gene encoding amidophosphoribosyltransferase, with the translated sequence MKKEYCGLFGIYGHPEAARMTYFGLYAMQHRGQESAGIVTWDGGTIREQKGMGLVADVFNERHLGKELKGDIAIGHIRYSTTGASLIRNAQPFIVRFGDLRLAIAHNGNLVNTMELREELEAQGSIFQTTMDSEVFVHLIAKNLGENTIEEAIMMACRKVKGAFSLLIMANDKMIAVKDPHGFRPLAIGRVGDNYVFASETCAFDLIDAEEIRPLNQGEMVVVEGGKLTSYTYCESAPKRQCIFELIYFARPDSTVFGEVVYERRKKMGAVLSTEMPQDVDFVMPFPDSGNYAAVGYSQESGLPLELAMIRNHYVGRTFIQPSQDMRDFSVRVKLNPVKSMIKGKSIMIVEDSIVRGTTTRTRIKKLRELGAREIHMRVSCPAIRFPCYYGIDFSSKGELIAANSTEEEIARFLGLDSLHYLSIDGLLSSVGERDSYCLACFTGEYPIPPCKGHRKMCLEDGM